The window GGATGTCGCTCAGGGGCAGGCGGGCAGAACGTCAGACATTGAAGCGGAACTCCACTGAGTTACGTCGCCGAATAAACTTAGGCAACCGCTACCAATTATGCGAGATGGCGTTCAGACGCTTGGGGGATTCCGCCGTAGCTGCCTGTGTACGAGGAAGAGTCGTAGCGCTTGTCCGATAGCAAACATGACCCGATGGCCATGAGTAGCAGCGCCGACGGGTTCCGCGTAAGCAACGCCAAAATCACGCCGGTCCCCGCAACAACGAGGCTAGCTGTCACTATTGCGATCGTGTGCTTGACGGCGGACCTCCACGACGAAACTTCGTAGTACGGTTCCATCCGCTCAGTCTGGCGGGCCAGATTCCCCTGCCACAATTCTCATCGAGCAAATTGATCAGACCATGAAGCGGAACCCGACTTCCCGCTCCGCAGCATCGCTGATTAGAAAAAGTGCTGGTCAGAAGCGAGCTACACGTTGAAGCGGAACTCCACCACATTGCGGTACGGACTAACCCCTGGGCTGTGCGGTGCACAGTGTCTGCAGCAGACGCGAGAATGTCCGGATCGTTGTTGTCGTGTGGCTGCCAGGCGACGCGTCGATCATCCTCCCATTCCTTACGGAAAGGGCCTGCGCGGGTCGCCTTCTGTCAAGGGAGGAACAGGTCTCTCACCCGAAGCGTCTGCGAGTACGTCGCGAACGGGTAGAGCTTCACGGCCTCGATCTGCTGGAGTTGGTCTGGTAGAGACCCCATAATGTCGGAGACGACAGGTTGGAGGTTTGCTGCGACGGTGACGGCGAAATTTGCGAGATGGTCATCGTGGAGTTTGGCGTCGCGTTCGAGCACGCGAAAGCTGTCGGGCCCGATGCTGCCGATGGTGGCTGAGCCGGCGATGCTGAATGCGAGCTTGACCCCGTCGAACGCCCGATAGTCGGCGGCGCGTACGGTCGAGGGGAACTCAAAGGGGAGAGAGGAGTTGAGGTCGTAGAACGGTGACAGAACCGTGGCACCGGGAAGATGGCTGAGGGAGTAATTCTTGGTGTGACCGTCGTTGTGGCCGATGATCCAGGAGAACACGAGGCATTCTGCGAACCGCCTCTTGGCGGCCCGTGCGTTCCCGGGGTCCAACTCGCGGTCGAACAGAGTGAAGAGGTCTCGGTAGCTCGGGCCACCATCGCGTTCGTACTTGTTCAAGAACGAGACACCTGTGGCTTGGGCGAGGTCTTCTTGGTGGATGCGGAGGTACCGGTCACCGTCCTGGAGTCGGTCGAAGCGTTCCACGATGAGGACGTGCTCACCCTCGAACACTCCGACCTCGGTGCTTGCCACGGTCAGTCCGAACTGGCGAGCTACCTGCAGGGTGATGTGTTCGGTCACGTCGGATCCGGGAAGGGTGTGCACGCCCGGCTTGAAGATGTGTGTGGAGGGGTGCTGTCCGGAGGGCTCGTACCACTGACCGTCGCGGTGTGCGAGGGCGAACTTGCCTTGGGCACCGCCGAGAGAGAAACCCTCCTCGACAGTTCGCTGCTGGAGCCAGTCAGAGTCATCTGCCCGGATCTGACGGATGCGCGCAGCGATCGCGTCGTCAGTGATCGGCGACAGATCAGAGGCGGTGCGCGGTGCGGTACCGGTTGGGTAGAACTCCAGCGCCCCTGCCACATCGGCGCCGTACACGGTGAGGAGATCGAACGCGCTGTCGCTGGTGAGTTTCGCATCCGTCGCCCACTTGGTGCGTACGTCCGGGCGGTCGGGGAGCAGGTTCTCCAGGAATCGCCGGGTGGTTGTTCCCGAAGCAGCGCCCGCCACCACCGGAAGCTGAACAGAGATCGGCACCGGCTGACTACTGTAGATGTAGTGCTGCAGGTACCGCAGGGTGAGGTTGTCACCCTGTCGTTTGATCGTGGCGACGTGCTCGTCGTAGAGATAGACGTCCAGTGAGTTGATCATCGTCCACCTCGATGGTTGCTCTCAGGGAGTGCCTTGGCCGGCTTGTCGCCAGTCTTGTGGGTTGCCGGATGACCAGCTTCGATCGCTGACCGCAGGAGAGCCCGACTCGCGTCGTCAGCGATGGCTCTAAGTGATTTCCGGACTGGGGCGGTCAAGTCTGCGGTGGCGAGGGTTTTCCGAATGTTGTCTGTGGCCGATGCTGTTACTGTGTCGAGCGATGGCTGGAGCTGGCGAAGTGCCGCCTGAGTGAAAGCGGCGGCGTCGATACCCTGGGTGACGCGAGTGATCGCGCTCTCCGGGATGCTGCTTCCAGCGTTGGCGGGTCGAGCGCCGGTGCCAGTTTCTTCAACCGGTGCCCCATCGAGGCCAATGCCGAGGTAGTCGAGGATGAGGATGAGAGTGTCGAACGAGACGCCACCGTGTCCGCGCTCGATACGGGCGAGAGACTGCCTGGTGATCCCGGCAGCATCGGCCACATCCTGCTGCGTGCGACCCTCAGCTTGACGACGCGTCTTGACGAGGCGGGCAAGATCTGCGGACTTGCTTATCTTCATGGGCGCCTCCTCGTTGTGTCACATATATCGAACATCTAGATGATGTCAGATAAATCTACCATCTGCATGAAGTTTGGTAAAGATAACATTCTAATGATGTGCGGAAAATATAACATAGCGTGCGAGCGCTGGACCGTGCGGGTACGACAGGTCGCGAGGTGGGGTTCACACGGCCGCTGCGAACTCAGCGAGCCGGCTCTGGCTGAGATTCTTCCGCATGTGACGGACGCCGCCGCCAATCGCACGCACGTCCATCCGCCCGGCGAACACCGACTCC is drawn from Salinibacterium hongtaonis and contains these coding sequences:
- a CDS encoding HipA domain-containing protein, coding for MINSLDVYLYDEHVATIKRQGDNLTLRYLQHYIYSSQPVPISVQLPVVAGAASGTTTRRFLENLLPDRPDVRTKWATDAKLTSDSAFDLLTVYGADVAGALEFYPTGTAPRTASDLSPITDDAIAARIRQIRADDSDWLQQRTVEEGFSLGGAQGKFALAHRDGQWYEPSGQHPSTHIFKPGVHTLPGSDVTEHITLQVARQFGLTVASTEVGVFEGEHVLIVERFDRLQDGDRYLRIHQEDLAQATGVSFLNKYERDGGPSYRDLFTLFDRELDPGNARAAKRRFAECLVFSWIIGHNDGHTKNYSLSHLPGATVLSPFYDLNSSLPFEFPSTVRAADYRAFDGVKLAFSIAGSATIGSIGPDSFRVLERDAKLHDDHLANFAVTVAANLQPVVSDIMGSLPDQLQQIEAVKLYPFATYSQTLRVRDLFLP
- a CDS encoding helix-turn-helix transcriptional regulator; this encodes MKISKSADLARLVKTRRQAEGRTQQDVADAAGITRQSLARIERGHGGVSFDTLILILDYLGIGLDGAPVEETGTGARPANAGSSIPESAITRVTQGIDAAAFTQAALRQLQPSLDTVTASATDNIRKTLATADLTAPVRKSLRAIADDASRALLRSAIEAGHPATHKTGDKPAKALPESNHRGGR